The Streptomyces sp. 135 sequence GCTCGATGATGAGCGAGCGCTTCAACATCTCCGGAGCGGAGCTTGCCAAGCTGTACGGCCGGCCGGCCTCGGAGGCGGCGCTCTTCGAGGAGAAGGCGGGCCGCGTCCGTGACATCACCGCGCTGAACGTGGTGTACGGCCGGATGTTCTTCATCGTGATCACGGTCCTCACCTCGATGACGACGGCGATCGTTTACGGCTTCGGCGGGAACCTGGTGATCAGCGGAACGCTCCAGATCGGCACGCTCGTCGCGATGGTGACGCTGCTGTTCCGGATGTACGGGCCGATCAACCAGCTCTCGGGACTGCAGATCCAGGTACTCACGGTGCTCGTCAGCTTCGACCGGATCTTCGAGATCCTCGACCTGAAGCCGCTGGTCGCCGAGAAGCCCGGCGCGCATACGCTCGTCTCCATCGACGAGAGCGGGGGCGGGGGAGTCCGGGCCCGTGGTGGTCTGGACGTGGAGTTCGACCACGTCTCGTTCCGCTACCCGACCGCCGAGGAGGTCTCGCTGGCCTCCCTGGAACCGATGGCGCTGCGCGAGAAGGACCGGGGTGACAACGCCTGGATCCTCAAGGAGCTGAGCTTCACCGCTCCGTCCGGGCAGCTGACGGCCCTGGTCGGCCCCTCCGGCGCCGGAAAGACCACGATCACCCAGCTCGTGCCCCGGCTGTACGAGGCGACCTCCGGCACCGTCCGGATCGGTGGCCACGACGTGCGGGACGTGACGCTGCAGTCCCTGAGCGACACGGTCGGTGTGGTCAGCCAGGAGACGCACATGTTCCACGACACGATCCGCGCCAATCTGCTCTACGCGCGCCCCGAGGCGACCGAAAAGGAGTTGATCGAGGCATGCAGGGCGGCGCTGATCTGGGACGCGATCTCGGCCCTGCCGAACGGTCTGGACACCGTCGTCGGTGACCGCGGCCACCGGCTCTCCGGTGGTGAGAAGCAGCGGATCGCCCTGGGCAGGCTGCTGCTCAAGTCGCCTCCGATCGTGGTCCTCGACGAGGCCACCGCCCATCTGGACTCGGAGTCGGAGGCCGCCATCCAGCGGGCCCTCAAGGGCGCGCTGGCGGGCCGTACGTCTCTCGTGATCGCTCACCGCCTCTCGACCGTTCGGGACGCCGACCAGATCCTGGTCGTCGACGCGGGCCGCATCCGTGAACGCGGTACGCACGAGCAGTTGTTGGCACA is a genomic window containing:
- a CDS encoding ABC transporter ATP-binding protein, which encodes MSRQKIKPGTLRRILPYAVRYRKQLAVLVLASIACGAITAASPLMLKFMIDDGIVPKKFEIVVMLAFGIVLLALLESFVLYIEARCSGRIGEGLVYDLRTEVFEHVQRQPLAFFSRVQTGALVSRLNTDIAGTRQAITSLLTQAVSALLTLAIVISTMIYLSWEITLVALAMVPLFLFPARIIGRKLQRLTRERMNLDGEMGSMMSERFNISGAELAKLYGRPASEAALFEEKAGRVRDITALNVVYGRMFFIVITVLTSMTTAIVYGFGGNLVISGTLQIGTLVAMVTLLFRMYGPINQLSGLQIQVLTVLVSFDRIFEILDLKPLVAEKPGAHTLVSIDESGGGGVRARGGLDVEFDHVSFRYPTAEEVSLASLEPMALREKDRGDNAWILKELSFTAPSGQLTALVGPSGAGKTTITQLVPRLYEATSGTVRIGGHDVRDVTLQSLSDTVGVVSQETHMFHDTIRANLLYARPEATEKELIEACRAALIWDAISALPNGLDTVVGDRGHRLSGGEKQRIALGRLLLKSPPIVVLDEATAHLDSESEAAIQRALKGALAGRTSLVIAHRLSTVRDADQILVVDAGRIRERGTHEQLLAQGGQYASLYHTQFKEDDTETGVQRSA